Proteins from a single region of Dyadobacter fanqingshengii:
- the upp gene encoding uracil phosphoribosyltransferase, giving the protein MFLLSQKPSIADHYLAELRDVNLQKDRMRFRRNLERVGELLAYELSKTLTFKTEQVETPLGQASSRTLLQPVVLATILRAGLPLHEGFLNMFDKADNAFIGAYRGHHINAEEEFEVEMDYITSPDLTGKILILIDPMLATGRSMEKVYHALLRFGIPAQTHIASVIASPEGVDYLQKRIPHCRLWLGAVDQKLNEHWYIVPGLGDAGDLAYGEK; this is encoded by the coding sequence ATGTTTTTACTTTCCCAAAAACCTTCTATCGCCGATCATTATCTGGCCGAATTGCGTGACGTAAATTTGCAGAAAGACAGGATGCGGTTCCGCAGAAATCTGGAACGGGTGGGAGAGTTGCTGGCTTACGAACTTTCCAAAACGCTCACATTTAAAACAGAGCAAGTTGAGACGCCACTAGGACAGGCTTCTTCCCGAACATTGTTGCAACCCGTGGTTCTGGCCACGATTTTACGTGCCGGACTGCCATTGCACGAGGGCTTTTTAAATATGTTTGATAAGGCGGATAATGCATTTATCGGCGCTTACCGGGGTCATCATATCAATGCGGAAGAGGAGTTTGAGGTTGAGATGGACTACATTACCAGCCCGGACCTTACCGGGAAAATACTAATATTAATAGATCCAATGCTTGCGACAGGGCGTTCCATGGAGAAAGTTTATCATGCTTTGCTCCGCTTCGGAATCCCCGCGCAAACCCACATTGCCTCCGTCATTGCAAGTCCCGAAGGCGTCGATTATCTTCAAAAACGCATTCCGCACTGCCGGTTATGGCTAGGCGCAGTCGATCAGAAACTCAATGAGCACTGGTACATTGTGCCCGGACTTGGCGATGCTGGTGATTTGGCTTACGGCGAAAAGTAA
- a CDS encoding capsule assembly Wzi family protein — protein sequence MDQGIIRLFKILILPLISLSYVHAQSSFVPFNDDYYHLIDRLEIKRGKFTEGFHANVKPFERKAVVSLTDSILKEGTITLTERDWETIDYLREDSWEWTKGMIATDSLKYDKLARLGLFKDPPPGQKRKFFHHPADLFSIHNKDFDLHFNFTTTNFIGGDNSYGKNFGTRIDSTPSQLWGTSRGVEIRGMINEKLGFYTYVTDSQGRYPRYMNDFKHSEYGFPGEGLAKTTRNNGIDFLTARGYITFRPLKSINVKFGHDHNVFGSGYRSLILSDNSSPYLFLRLDTQLGKFHYTNLYTSMINSHKDAKDGLLRGKKFAAIHHLSVNLTDKINIGVFEAEVFNRDSVGGGYDLNYLNPIIFYRYVESYLGSQDNALLGFDFRWLVANKASIYSQFVLDEFLTKFLFNGSGSWTNKYSFQLGGKYVDAFGVPNLDLQAEYNVVRPYTYSHKDGGANYVHYGQSLTHPLGANFREYLGIIRYKATSRLSFYGTIMMANQGRDPSNNKNMSYGGDITKSYENRNVDRDGDLNQKIGQGIKASTAYTDLRASYSLAHNLFIDGRFLQRRINSPDESIAAKSTVWSLALRYNMAFRQQTY from the coding sequence ATGGATCAAGGAATTATCCGGCTTTTCAAAATATTGATTTTACCACTGATATCCCTGTCATACGTACATGCACAAAGCTCCTTTGTTCCTTTCAATGACGATTATTACCATTTAATTGATCGTTTAGAGATCAAAAGGGGCAAATTCACAGAAGGTTTTCACGCCAACGTCAAGCCCTTCGAACGAAAAGCCGTGGTCTCGTTAACCGATTCCATATTAAAGGAAGGAACTATAACTCTGACGGAACGCGATTGGGAAACAATCGATTATTTGCGGGAAGATAGCTGGGAATGGACAAAAGGAATGATCGCTACGGATTCGCTGAAATATGACAAGCTGGCCAGATTAGGCCTTTTTAAAGATCCGCCTCCGGGCCAGAAACGCAAGTTCTTCCATCATCCCGCCGACCTTTTCAGCATTCACAACAAAGATTTCGACCTGCATTTTAATTTTACTACAACGAACTTTATAGGCGGCGATAACAGCTACGGCAAAAACTTCGGTACACGCATTGATTCAACTCCATCACAATTATGGGGAACGAGCCGGGGCGTTGAGATCAGGGGAATGATCAATGAAAAGCTTGGATTCTATACGTACGTTACGGATAGCCAGGGCCGTTATCCCCGCTATATGAATGATTTTAAGCACTCGGAATATGGCTTTCCTGGCGAAGGACTTGCCAAGACAACCCGCAACAACGGCATTGACTTTCTGACAGCACGGGGTTACATTACTTTTAGGCCCTTGAAGAGCATTAATGTGAAATTTGGCCACGACCACAACGTTTTCGGCAGCGGTTACCGGTCACTTATTTTATCAGATAACAGCAGTCCATATCTTTTTTTAAGACTTGATACACAGCTTGGTAAGTTTCATTATACCAATCTTTACACAAGCATGATCAATTCCCATAAGGATGCCAAGGACGGATTGCTGAGAGGTAAAAAATTTGCGGCCATTCACCATTTAAGCGTTAATCTGACGGACAAGATTAACATAGGCGTATTTGAGGCAGAGGTTTTTAACCGCGATTCTGTGGGCGGAGGTTATGACCTGAATTATCTTAACCCGATCATTTTTTACCGTTATGTAGAATCTTACCTTGGAAGCCAGGACAATGCGCTTTTGGGTTTCGATTTTCGCTGGCTGGTTGCCAATAAGGCTTCCATTTACAGCCAGTTTGTGCTCGATGAGTTTTTGACAAAATTCCTTTTTAATGGCAGCGGTTCCTGGACGAATAAATACAGTTTTCAGCTTGGCGGAAAATATGTGGATGCTTTCGGTGTGCCTAATTTGGATTTGCAGGCAGAGTATAATGTTGTACGTCCCTACACTTATTCACATAAGGACGGGGGCGCCAATTACGTGCATTATGGACAATCATTGACGCACCCGTTAGGCGCAAATTTCCGTGAATATCTGGGTATAATCCGCTATAAGGCCACTTCGCGCCTTTCTTTTTACGGAACGATCATGATGGCAAATCAAGGCCGTGATCCGAGTAACAATAAAAATATGAGCTATGGGGGCGACATTACCAAAAGCTATGAGAACCGCAATGTAGACCGTGACGGCGATCTCAACCAGAAGATCGGCCAGGGCATTAAAGCGTCCACTGCTTACACGGACTTGCGGGCAAGCTATTCGCTGGCGCACAATTTATTTATTGATGGCCGTTTTCTCCAAAGAAGAATTAATTCTCCCGACGAATCAATAGCCGCCAAATCAACGGTTTGGTCTCTGGCACTGCGCTATAACATGGCTTTCCGCCAGCAGACTTACTAG
- the nadC gene encoding carboxylating nicotinate-nucleotide diphosphorylase, with protein METNPHELRDLIRLALLEDIGDGDHSSLSCVPENATKRAQLLVKQDGILAGVEVAQIIFDETAAAYNYPPLKINVLLLDGTYVKSKDVVFTVEGNARLILKAERLVLNTMQRMSGIATYARQMSDLIKDLPVKLLDTRKTTPNFRVFEKLAVKIGGAVNHRMGLYDMIMLKDNHVDYAGGIEPAILRASAYREKLGKNLKIEIETRNLEEVDEVLRVGKVDIIMLDNFSLENLREAVKRIGGRYETEASGNITEKTLRAVAETGIDGISSGALTHQARSLDLSLKAF; from the coding sequence ATGGAAACCAACCCCCATGAATTGCGCGACCTGATCCGGCTTGCCTTGCTGGAAGACATTGGAGACGGCGATCATTCTTCCCTTTCCTGCGTGCCCGAAAATGCGACCAAGCGCGCACAGTTGCTCGTCAAGCAGGACGGAATTTTGGCGGGCGTTGAAGTTGCCCAGATCATTTTTGATGAGACTGCCGCTGCATATAATTATCCCCCCCTAAAAATAAATGTGTTACTTCTTGACGGAACCTACGTCAAAAGCAAGGATGTGGTATTTACGGTTGAAGGGAATGCAAGACTGATCCTGAAAGCTGAACGGCTGGTTCTCAACACAATGCAACGCATGAGCGGCATTGCAACCTACGCCCGCCAGATGTCAGATCTGATCAAAGATTTACCTGTAAAGCTGCTTGACACGAGAAAAACGACACCCAATTTTCGGGTTTTTGAAAAATTGGCTGTAAAAATCGGCGGCGCGGTCAACCACCGAATGGGCTTGTACGACATGATTATGCTGAAAGACAATCATGTAGACTATGCAGGCGGCATTGAACCGGCCATTTTGCGCGCAAGTGCGTACAGGGAGAAATTGGGTAAAAACCTGAAAATTGAAATTGAGACCAGAAATCTCGAAGAAGTCGACGAAGTGCTGCGTGTGGGGAAGGTCGACATTATTATGCTGGATAATTTTTCACTCGAAAATCTGCGTGAAGCCGTAAAACGCATTGGCGGACGGTATGAAACGGAGGCTTCGGGAAATATTACGGAAAAAACGTTGCGTGCTGTTGCAGAAACCGGGATTGACGGAATTTCCAGCGGTGCATTAACACACCAGGCAAGGAGCCTGGATTTGAGTTTAAAAGCCTTTTAA
- a CDS encoding helix-hairpin-helix domain-containing protein yields MIKQNTLTYAFNLKIPGRAVLLCVVLALIFLFSTKTLSAQEPPRREIDIDPFIQNLIADPSEEVDYSELYESLFALYADPLDINKATRDELAALMLLSETQLNSFLKYREQLGPLISLYELQAVPDFDLATIYRLLPFVTVHSRTLSLAESLKNPSQHFLIVRSGKLLEKQKGFLPADSGSNASRYNGKPLYGYLKYRNSRAGIYSYGFAMEKDAGEKWWHWNAKRQILGADFSSFHAQIMNQGRIKNLIIGDYQMQAGQGLVMAAGFSLGKGAEVISSTYRSTLGLKPYTSVQESNFFRGVAATFSLSKHFELTTFYSYAKRDATVNDAEDKNPQIASSLPVTGYHRTASEREKHNNLPEQNVGIHLLFKLPSKAGQIGFTMLNTSYDIKLQKRNAAYNRYEFVGKHNLVAGLHADYRWQNVHFFGETARSKSGGLGAIAGLIAALGKKFDISLLGRHYDRDFHTFYGNAIAEATRPINETGGYAGFRYAPNRRWKLSAYYDYFKFPWLKYLVDAPSKGYDCYFHVLWKPNKRFNAYALYHQKKKQRNAPADEGEEGLVSTVRKTATIHVEYEEPLRFALKTRLQSGNLAYLKISKSNGFTVLQDISWQFPRLELSARVAYFKTDDYDSRQYVYEKDMLYAFSIPAYYDAGTRHYLMARYAVSKNMKLWLRWSQTRYANLDKISSGLNEIQGDKRSELKAQVMYQF; encoded by the coding sequence ATGATTAAACAAAATACATTAACATACGCTTTTAACTTGAAAATCCCGGGCCGGGCGGTTCTGCTGTGTGTTGTCCTCGCGCTCATTTTTTTATTTAGTACAAAAACCCTCTCCGCTCAGGAGCCGCCGCGCAGGGAAATAGACATTGACCCCTTCATCCAAAATCTGATCGCCGACCCATCAGAAGAAGTCGATTACAGCGAACTCTACGAATCGCTTTTTGCATTATATGCCGATCCGCTGGACATTAACAAGGCTACGCGTGATGAATTGGCGGCCTTAATGCTTCTTTCAGAAACACAGCTAAATTCCTTTTTAAAATACCGCGAGCAGCTCGGCCCGCTCATTTCTCTTTACGAGTTACAGGCAGTTCCGGACTTCGATCTGGCTACGATTTACCGTTTACTGCCCTTTGTGACTGTGCATTCAAGAACATTATCACTAGCCGAGTCGCTCAAAAATCCTTCGCAACATTTCCTGATCGTTCGCTCGGGCAAATTACTGGAAAAACAAAAAGGCTTCCTGCCAGCCGATTCCGGCTCCAATGCCTCGCGATATAACGGAAAACCGCTTTACGGATATCTGAAATACAGAAATTCCCGCGCTGGTATTTACAGTTACGGCTTTGCAATGGAAAAAGACGCAGGCGAAAAATGGTGGCACTGGAATGCAAAACGGCAGATCCTGGGGGCAGACTTCTCTTCATTTCATGCCCAGATCATGAATCAGGGCAGGATCAAAAACCTGATCATTGGCGATTATCAGATGCAGGCCGGACAAGGATTGGTTATGGCGGCCGGCTTTTCCTTAGGCAAAGGCGCAGAGGTCATAAGCTCCACATATAGAAGCACATTGGGTTTGAAACCTTACACTTCCGTTCAGGAATCCAACTTTTTCCGGGGAGTTGCAGCGACGTTTTCATTATCAAAGCATTTCGAACTCACTACTTTTTATTCTTATGCCAAACGGGATGCAACAGTAAATGACGCGGAAGACAAGAATCCGCAAATCGCCAGTTCCTTACCAGTAACCGGCTATCACAGAACCGCTAGCGAGCGGGAAAAGCATAATAACCTTCCGGAGCAAAATGTCGGCATACATTTGCTCTTCAAATTACCGTCCAAAGCAGGCCAAATTGGCTTTACAATGTTGAACACGTCCTATGACATTAAATTACAAAAGCGAAATGCGGCTTACAATCGCTATGAATTCGTTGGAAAGCACAATCTGGTTGCCGGCCTGCATGCTGATTACCGATGGCAGAATGTGCATTTTTTCGGCGAAACGGCCCGGTCGAAAAGCGGTGGTCTTGGAGCCATTGCCGGGCTGATAGCAGCACTAGGTAAAAAGTTCGATATCAGCTTGTTAGGCCGACATTATGATCGTGATTTTCATACATTTTATGGAAATGCCATTGCTGAGGCAACGCGGCCAATCAATGAAACGGGCGGTTATGCAGGCTTTCGTTACGCGCCTAACCGGCGCTGGAAATTAAGTGCTTATTATGATTATTTCAAATTTCCCTGGCTGAAATACCTGGTAGACGCGCCATCGAAAGGCTATGACTGTTATTTCCACGTGCTTTGGAAACCTAACAAGCGCTTTAATGCCTATGCCTTATATCACCAAAAGAAAAAGCAACGCAATGCCCCCGCAGATGAAGGCGAAGAAGGACTTGTTTCTACAGTCCGCAAAACGGCTACGATTCATGTAGAATATGAAGAACCGCTTCGGTTTGCACTTAAAACACGCTTGCAAAGCGGCAATCTGGCTTACTTAAAAATCTCAAAATCAAACGGTTTTACAGTTTTACAAGACATTAGCTGGCAATTCCCCAGGCTGGAACTGAGTGCGCGCGTGGCCTATTTCAAAACCGATGACTATGACAGCCGCCAATATGTTTACGAAAAAGATATGCTTTACGCCTTTTCCATTCCGGCTTATTACGACGCCGGAACACGGCATTATCTCATGGCCCGTTACGCGGTTTCAAAAAATATGAAGCTGTGGCTCAGGTGGTCGCAGACGCGCTATGCGAATCTCGATAAAATCAGTTCCGGCCTCAATGAAATCCAGGGCGACAAACGCAGCGAGTTGAAGGCCCAGGTTATGTATCAGTTTTAA
- the recQ gene encoding DNA helicase RecQ encodes MQDNKLEALKKYFGYDSFRPQQAEIIDTVMAGNDCLVLMPTGGGKSVCFQIPAILKDGLTVVISPLIALMKDQVEALRGNGVNAAFLNSSLSGSEQDSVMWQAKIGELKLLYIAPERLFSGNTFEFLREWNVKLFAVDESHCISSWGHDFRPEYRSLNTLKLRFPDVPVIALTATADRVTRRDILKQLNIESAQTFIASFDRPNLNLSVLPGRKRMQQIQEFLKKHEGQAGIIYCLSRKGTETVAASLKNAGFKAEYYHAGLAPDKRSRVQEQFLKDDIQVIVATIAFGMGIDKSNVRWVIHYNLPSNVESFYQEIGRAGRDGSASDTVLFYSFLDIITRQDMINNSDQSAEQKELLHAKLNRMKQYAEADICRRRILLSYFNEAVDYDCGNCDVCRNPRTRFDATVIAQKALSGIARTDQKVAMGMLIDILRGSRNRNILQHGYDRLPTFGVGNELRGEEWAEYIGQLLNSGVMDIAYDEAHSFKLNPVSKQVLKGERKVELVKFIPISERKAKEEELVPKEKPKQEIIRDALFERLRILRKQMADALGVPPYVVFSDATLSEMAQKKPISEAQMKAVSGIGAEKFRRYGETFINEILAFARENTKPGTRVVKGMTYVETLDLYKEGYSLKIIAEKRDLSTVTIISHLIKLKEDGHDIDLRGLIDNQAYNTITQAASEIQVGKNDPLKPLFELLNEQFDYGQIRLALALFEESRN; translated from the coding sequence ATGCAAGACAACAAACTAGAAGCACTAAAAAAATATTTTGGTTACGACTCCTTCCGACCGCAGCAAGCCGAAATCATTGACACCGTAATGGCAGGCAATGACTGCCTGGTCCTCATGCCCACGGGCGGTGGAAAATCCGTTTGCTTTCAAATTCCCGCCATACTCAAAGACGGCCTGACAGTCGTCATTTCACCATTGATCGCATTGATGAAGGATCAGGTGGAAGCGTTGCGTGGTAATGGTGTCAATGCTGCTTTTCTAAATTCTTCACTATCCGGCTCCGAGCAGGATAGTGTCATGTGGCAAGCCAAAATCGGCGAACTTAAATTGCTATACATTGCTCCCGAGCGGCTTTTTTCGGGAAATACATTTGAATTCCTGCGCGAATGGAATGTGAAATTATTTGCTGTGGATGAATCGCATTGTATTTCTTCCTGGGGCCACGATTTCCGTCCGGAATATCGATCGCTGAATACATTGAAATTGCGTTTCCCGGACGTTCCCGTGATTGCATTAACCGCCACCGCCGACCGGGTGACAAGGCGGGATATCCTGAAACAGCTGAACATTGAATCCGCACAAACATTCATTGCCAGCTTCGACCGACCTAACCTGAACCTGAGCGTGCTTCCGGGCAGAAAGCGGATGCAGCAGATTCAGGAATTTTTGAAAAAACACGAAGGACAAGCAGGCATCATTTACTGTCTGAGCCGGAAAGGAACCGAAACCGTGGCGGCCAGCCTGAAAAACGCTGGCTTCAAAGCGGAATATTATCATGCAGGTTTGGCACCGGATAAGCGTTCGCGCGTTCAGGAGCAGTTTCTCAAAGATGATATTCAGGTGATTGTGGCCACGATTGCCTTCGGAATGGGGATTGACAAATCCAATGTGCGCTGGGTCATTCATTACAATCTGCCTTCGAATGTGGAGAGCTTTTACCAGGAAATCGGACGGGCGGGTCGTGACGGTTCTGCTTCGGATACAGTCCTTTTTTACAGTTTCCTGGACATCATTACCAGGCAGGATATGATCAATAATTCGGATCAGTCGGCTGAGCAGAAGGAGCTTTTGCACGCCAAACTGAACCGGATGAAGCAATATGCGGAAGCGGATATTTGCCGGCGACGCATTTTGCTGAGCTATTTTAATGAAGCCGTAGATTATGACTGCGGCAATTGCGACGTGTGCCGAAATCCAAGAACTCGATTCGACGCCACCGTCATCGCCCAAAAAGCACTTTCCGGGATCGCGAGAACCGATCAGAAAGTGGCGATGGGGATGCTGATTGATATTTTAAGAGGTAGCCGCAATCGCAACATTCTGCAACACGGCTATGACAGGCTTCCCACTTTCGGTGTGGGTAACGAGCTTCGCGGAGAAGAATGGGCCGAATATATCGGCCAGCTGCTCAACTCCGGCGTCATGGACATTGCCTACGACGAAGCACATTCATTTAAGTTGAATCCGGTTAGCAAGCAGGTTTTGAAGGGTGAGCGAAAAGTCGAGCTGGTGAAATTCATTCCAATATCCGAGCGGAAGGCCAAAGAAGAAGAACTTGTTCCAAAGGAAAAACCAAAACAGGAGATCATCCGCGATGCATTGTTTGAAAGGCTGCGCATTTTGAGAAAACAAATGGCCGACGCGCTGGGCGTGCCGCCGTATGTGGTTTTTAGTGACGCGACTCTTTCGGAAATGGCTCAGAAAAAACCTATTTCCGAGGCGCAGATGAAGGCTGTTTCAGGGATTGGTGCGGAGAAATTCCGCCGTTATGGAGAAACTTTCATCAATGAAATTCTTGCCTTTGCCAGAGAAAATACCAAACCCGGAACCCGTGTGGTAAAAGGCATGACTTACGTGGAAACACTGGATTTGTACAAAGAAGGTTACTCTTTAAAAATAATTGCAGAAAAACGTGATCTTAGCACAGTCACTATTATTTCACATTTGATCAAGCTAAAAGAAGATGGCCACGACATTGACCTTCGCGGACTCATTGATAATCAAGCTTATAATACAATAACGCAGGCGGCATCAGAAATTCAGGTAGGCAAGAATGATCCGCTCAAACCACTTTTCGAGCTCCTTAATGAGCAATTTGACTACGGCCAGATCCGGCTCGCACTTGCACTTTTCGAGGAATCACGAAATTAA
- a CDS encoding RidA family protein: protein MSRQNILSGSPWEDKMGYCRAVRIGNIIEVAGTVAIVDGEKVKADDAFAQTNNIIERIEKVLQEAGAGLSDVVRTRIFTTDVSLFDEIARAHGTYFRDVKPTTSIYEISKLVAPEYLIEIEFTAIVQ, encoded by the coding sequence ATGTCAAGACAAAATATACTATCAGGTTCTCCCTGGGAAGACAAAATGGGATACTGCCGGGCGGTTCGCATTGGCAACATTATAGAAGTAGCCGGCACCGTTGCAATCGTGGATGGAGAAAAAGTGAAGGCCGACGACGCTTTTGCTCAAACTAATAACATTATTGAAAGAATTGAAAAAGTCCTGCAAGAAGCCGGAGCTGGTTTAAGTGATGTTGTTCGGACACGTATTTTTACAACAGATGTGAGCTTGTTTGATGAAATAGCGAGGGCTCATGGCACTTATTTTAGGGATGTCAAGCCAACCACGAGTATTTACGAGATCAGCAAACTTGTTGCTCCTGAATATTTAATAGAGATAGAATTCACGGCGATAGTGCAGTAG